TCTAACTTGATTGCTTCTTTGGCATATTCAAACTCATCATATCCAGAAACAATAAAGATCATACACTCCGGGTTCGTCTCCTTTAATTGACGAATCAGTTCTAACCCTGTTAAATTGGGCATATTAATATCCACCAGCATCAGGTCTGGTTGAAGCTCTTTTGCTTTATGAAAAGCATCTTCACCATCCACCGCCTCACCGATAACCTCAACATCAATCTCATGCCAAGGAAGCCTTGATAATCCACGTCGTATTTTAGGTTCATCATCTGCAATAATTAATCGATACATCATATCCTCCCATAAAACATTAATATTGAATTGGATGCTTAATCGTTACGGTTGTTCCTTCATCTAATGCACTGTCAATACTTAAGCCATACTCCATGCCAAAGTTCAACTTAATACGTTCATTGACATTAAATAGTCCAATGCCATAGCTATCATCTTTTTCCAGTATCCCCTCAAAAATTTGATTCATATGTTGCACTTGCTCTGGCGCCATACCACCGCCTGTATCGGCAACAACAATATAAAGGTCTTTATTGTCTGTATATATATGGATACGGATATGTCCAGATTCCTTTCTTCCTTTGATTCCATGATAAATTGCATTTTCAACGAGAGGTTGAATAATTAATTTAATGACCTTATAGTTTTTCAAGTTATCTTCACAGATAATCTCATAGTCAAACTGTTCTTCATAGCGCACTTTTTGAATGGTCAAATAACTGTTAACATGCTTCACTTCATTTTCTAGACTAATGATTTCATTACCTTTACTTAAACTAATACGAAACAAGTTCGTTAATGATTCAACCACCTCTACGATATCATCCGCTTCATATTCCATGGCCATCCAGTTAATTGTATCTAATGTATTGTATAAAAAATGAGGTTTGATTTGTGCTTGAAAGGCTTTAAGTTCTGCTTCCCTTTTTGCTTTTTGCTCTGAATATACAAGTGAGAGTAGGTTTTTGATAGCTTCAATCATCTTATTAAAGCTATGTCCCAATTGACTGATTTCATCATTATATATGCTGTCATAATGTACTTCAAGTTTGCCTTGTTCCGCTTCTGCCATAAGATTTTTAAGTTTGCTAATGGGACGCGTCAACGTCTTGGTCAAATAAATGGATAAGACAATTCCAAAAAGAAAAATCAAAACGGCATAAGTGACAAAGGAAGTAATAACTTCCAAGATAATACTTAACGTTTCATCTTTTGGAAGCACCCCGACAATATTCCAATCAGAAATTCCTGTCTCTTGAGCTATAATTTGATAGCTTTCTCCATTAATCTGAACGTCTTTTTCATCGCCAATCATTGTCGGATGAATGCGATATACAATAGGATTAACCGGAGCATAAACTACTTCACCCTTTCGGTTACTGATATAGAGAAAGCCTGACTTGCCAAGTTCTGCACTATTAATCACTGACTCCATATAATCTAATTTCATATCAAAAAGCACAATGCCTGTAACATCTCCCTGATCATTGATGAGCGCTTTGGTCATGGATAAAATATTGTCTGCTTTATACGAATCATAAAACGAAGTGATGTTACGACCAATCTGTTGACTAAATAGATGTATCGTCTCCGGCTGTGCTACTGTTTGTATATACCATGTCTCCATATTGAGCGGACTTTCTTCAAGGCGCTTCATGGTGTTACTTAGCATTTCTCCTTGAGTGTCTACAACCAAAATACCGGCAATGTTTTTATCGGTTGTTGTATAACGCTCAAGCGTCTCTAGTATCGCCTCTTCATCCATCTGTTCTTGACCAAACGCCTTAATTGTAGGTTCTTCAACAAACAGGTCCATCTTTTTGCTAATCTCCTGAATATAATTTTCAATACGTAAGTTAACTTGATCGGCTAATTCAAGCGTCTGCTCATTATTCATACTGGTCAGTGAACGATTTAAGACATTCATATTAAGATAGCTAAGGACAACCACCGCTATCGCCAATATCAAAAGAATATTCATCATCATTTTGCTTTGTATGCTTTTGTTAATATAAT
This sequence is a window from Vallitaleaceae bacterium 9-2. Protein-coding genes within it:
- a CDS encoding sensor histidine kinase, with the translated sequence MIQKIKEYYINKSIQSKMMMNILLILAIAVVVLSYLNMNVLNRSLTSMNNEQTLELADQVNLRIENYIQEISKKMDLFVEEPTIKAFGQEQMDEEAILETLERYTTTDKNIAGILVVDTQGEMLSNTMKRLEESPLNMETWYIQTVAQPETIHLFSQQIGRNITSFYDSYKADNILSMTKALINDQGDVTGIVLFDMKLDYMESVINSAELGKSGFLYISNRKGEVVYAPVNPIVYRIHPTMIGDEKDVQINGESYQIIAQETGISDWNIVGVLPKDETLSIILEVITSFVTYAVLIFLFGIVLSIYLTKTLTRPISKLKNLMAEAEQGKLEVHYDSIYNDEISQLGHSFNKMIEAIKNLLSLVYSEQKAKREAELKAFQAQIKPHFLYNTLDTINWMAMEYEADDIVEVVESLTNLFRISLSKGNEIISLENEVKHVNSYLTIQKVRYEEQFDYEIICEDNLKNYKVIKLIIQPLVENAIYHGIKGRKESGHIRIHIYTDNKDLYIVVADTGGGMAPEQVQHMNQIFEGILEKDDSYGIGLFNVNERIKLNFGMEYGLSIDSALDEGTTVTIKHPIQY